A single window of Malus sylvestris chromosome 5, drMalSylv7.2, whole genome shotgun sequence DNA harbors:
- the LOC126620626 gene encoding uncharacterized protein LOC126620626, translating into MESQKTELESSEEKSVTVDQNENAKNRLQSTEALAKALSSTLTTVIKDFDSKAQQTFASQDHLSQSLDRLTRELDKLLDDAPFLFIMQHAAKISAVRKRVSSLNSVLKSVQRRLDNIDRMLFVGVRIQHQQQQQHDKTATEHSGLQ; encoded by the exons ATGGAAAGCCAGAAAACCGAGCTGGAGTCATCAGAGGAGAAGAGTGTCACTGTCGACCAGAACGAGAACGCGAAGAACAGATTACAGTCGACGGAGGCGCTGGCAAAGGCGCTTTCGTCGACGCTCACCACCGTCATCAAAGACTTCGATTCCAAAGCTCAGCAGACCTTCGCCAGCCAGGACCACCTCTCTCAGTCGCTCGATCGCCTCACCCGCG AGCTGGATAAGTTGTTGGACGATGCTCCGTTTCTGTTCATCATGCAACACGCGGCGAAGATTTCCGCCGTTAGGAAGAGAGTTTCGTCGTTGAATTCGGTTCTCAAGTCCGTACAGCGCCGGCTTGATAACATTGACAGAATGCTGTTTGTTGGCGTCCGAATCCAGCAtcagcagcaacaacaacatg ATAAGACGGCCACAGAACATTCAGGACTGCAGTAA
- the LOC126620625 gene encoding pentatricopeptide repeat-containing protein At1g79080, chloroplastic-like isoform X1 has protein sequence MAVLGNYVSPIAHPLPETTRKTCGFFSHIRNLQPLSLSKGFSRVLAASQITISPKDTVFALPNWRHAKNDRRSKELRLIDAFVHLESMVGKDQKPDVAQATQLLYDLCKANKIRKAVRVIEMMVVSGIIPDAASYTFLVNYLCKRGNIGYAMQLVEKMEEYGYPTNTVTYNSLVRGLCVRGNLNQSLQLLDRLIQKGLVPNVYTYSFLLEAAYKERGVNEAMKLLQEIIAKGGKPNVVSYNVLLTGLCKEGRTDEAFRLFRSLPSMGFDPNVVSYNIVLRSLCHEGRWEEANVLLSEMEGEDRAPSIVTYNILIGSLALHGRTEHALQVLDEMQRGRFKPTAASYNPIIAHLCKEGKVDGAVKCLDQMVHRRCNPNEGTFNAIAVLCEEGLVPEAFSIIQSLCNKQKCSSYELYKNVITSLCRKGNTFPAFQILYEMTKHGFTPDSYTYSSLIRGLCLEGMLDEAMEIFKVMEENSLRPDTDNFNALILGFCKSRRTDLSFQVFEMMIEKGRMPNEMTYTILVEGIAHEGELELAARVLKELHLRHVVSPNTVERLVMQYDFEDLPG, from the coding sequence ATGGCGGTTCTTGGAAATTATGTGTCTCCAATTGCACACCCATTGCCAGAAACCACCAGAAAAACTTGTGGGTTCTTCTCCCACATCAGGAATCTCCAACCCCTTTCCCTTAGCAAGGGATTTTCCAGAGTTTTGGCTGCTTCCCAGATCACGATTTCTCCGAAAGACACCGTTTTCGCCTTGCCTAACTGGAGGCATGCCAAGAATGACAGAAGAAGTAAGGAGCTCAGACTCATTGATGCCTTTGTGCATTTGGAGTCTATGGTGGGGAAGGACCAGAAGCCTGATGTGGCTCAGGCAACTCAGCTCTTGTATGACCTCTGCAAAGCGAATAAGATACGAAAGGCGGTCAGAGTCATCGAAATGATGGTTGTTTCCGGCATTATACCTGATGCAGCTTCTTATACTTTCTTGGTGAATTACTTGTGTAAAAGAGGGAACATTGGGTATGCAATGCAGCTGGTAGAGAAGATGGAGGAGTACGGATATCCGACGAATACTGTGACCTACAATTCGCTCGTCAGAGGGCTTTGCGTTCGTGGAAACTTGAATCAGAGCTTGCAGCTTTTGGATAGACTGATACAGAAGGGTCTGGTTCCGAATGTTTATACGTACTCTTTCTTACTTGAAGCTGCTTATAAGGAAAGAGGGGTCAATGAAGCCATGAAGCTCCTGCAGGAGATAATTGCTAAAGGTGGAAAGCCTAATGTGGTCAGTTACAATGTCTTGTTAACTGGTTTGTGCAAGGAAGGTAGGACTGATGAGGCATTTCGGCTCTTTAGGAGTTTGCCTTCGATGGGGTTCGATCCAAATGTTGTGAGCTATAACATCGTACTAAGGAGTTTGTGTCACGAGGGTAGGTGGGAAGAGGCAAATGTGCTTTTGTCTGAGATGGAAGGAGAGGATCGAGCCCCTTCCATAGTTACGTATAACATCTTAATTGGTTCACTTGCACTTCATGGTAGAACTGAACATGCTCTTCAAGTTTTGGACGAAATGCAGAGAGGTCGGTTCAAGCCTACCGCTGCCAGCTACAATCCGATCATTGCTCATCTCTGCAAAGAGGGGAAAGTGGATGGTGCGGTCAAGTGTCTAGACCAAATGGTTCATCGGCGGTGTAATCCTAATGAGGGAACATTCAATGCCATTGCTGTGCTATGTGAGGAAGGTTTGGTGCCAGAGGCATTCTCTATCATTCAAAGCCTCTGCAATAAACAAAAGTGCTCCAGCTACGAGTTGTACAAAAACGTAATCACAAGCTTATGTCGGAAAGGGAACACGTTTCCAGCGTTTCAGATATTGTACGAAATGACCAAGCACGGTTTCACTCCAGATTCTTATACGTATTCATCTCTGATCAGAGGATTGTGTTTGGAGGGTATGCTGGATGAGGCCATGGAGATTTTCAAGGTAATGGAAGAAAACAGCCTTAGGCCTGATACGGACAATTTCAATGCCCTTATACTCGGTTTCTGCAAGTCTCGAAGAACAGACTTGTCCTTCCAGGTTTTTGAGATGATGATAGAGAAAGGGCGTATGCCTAACGAAATGACCTACACCATTCTTGTGGAAGGGATTGCGCACGAAGGAGAACTGGAACTGGCAGCCAGAGTCTTAAAAGAGTTGCACCTGAGACATGTAGTGAGTCCGAATACAGTGGAAAGACTGGTTATGCAGTACGACTTTGAGGATTTACCGGGATAG
- the LOC126620625 gene encoding pentatricopeptide repeat-containing protein At1g79080, chloroplastic-like isoform X2 gives MAVLGNYVSPIAHPLPETTRKTCGFFSHIRNLQPLSLSKGFSRVLAASQITISPKDTVFALPNWRHAKNDRRSKELRLIDAFVHLESMVGKDQKPDVAQATQLLYDLCKANKIRKAVRVIEMMVVSGIIPDAASYTFLVNYLCKRGNIGYAMQLVEKMEEYGYPTNTVTYNSLVRGLCVRGNLNQSLQLLDRLIQKGLVPNVYTYSFLLEAAYKERGVNEAMKLLQEIIAKGGKPNVVSYNVLLTGLCKEGRTDEAFRLFRSLPSMGFDPNVVSYNIVLRSLCHEGRWEEANVLLSEMEGEDRAPSIVTYNILIGSLALHGRTEHALQVLDEMQRGRFKPTAASYNPIIAHLCKEGKVDGAVKCLDQMVHRRCNPNEGTFNAIAVLCEEGLVPEAFSIIQSLCNKQKCSSYELYKNVITSLCRKGNTFPAFQILYEMTKHGFTPDSYTYSSLIRGLCLEGMLDEAMEIFKVMEENSLRPDTDNFNALILGFCKSRRTDLSFQVFEMMIEKGRMPNEMTYTILVEGIAHEGELELAARVLKELHLRHVVSPNTVERLVMQYDFEDLPG, from the exons ATGGCGGTTCTTGGAAATTATGTGTCTCCAATTGCACACCCATTGCCAGAAACCACCAGAAAAACTTGTGGGTTCTTCTCCCACATCAGGAATCTCCAACCCCTTTCCCTTAGCAAGGGATTTTCCAGAGTTTTGGCTGCTTCCCAGATCACGATTTCTCCGAAAGACACCGTTTTCGCCTTGCCTAACTGGAGGCATGCCAAGAATGACAGAAGAAGTAAGGAGCTCAGACTCATTGATGCCTTTGTGCATTTGGAGTCTATGGTGGGGAAGGACCAGAAGCCTGATGTGGCTCAGGCAACTCAGCTCTTGTATGACCTCTGCAAAGCGAATAAGATACGAAAGGCGGTCAGAGTCATCGAAATGATGGTTGTTTCCGGCATTATACCTGATGCAGCTTCTTATACTTTCTTGGTGAATTACTTGTGTAAAAGAGGGAACATTGGGTATGCAATGCAGCTGGTAGAGAAGATGGAGGAGTACGGATATCCGACGAATACTGTGACCTACAATTCGCTCGTCAGAGGGCTTTGCGTTCGTGGAAACTTGAATCAGAGCTTGCAGCTTTTGGATAGACTGATACAGAAGGGTCTGGTTCCGAATGTTTATACGTACTCTTTCTTACTTGAAGCTGCTTATAAGGAAAGAGGGGTCAATGAAGCCATGAAGCTCCTGCAGGAGATAATTGCTAAAGGTGGAAAGCCTAATGTGGTCAGTTACAATGTCTTGTTAACTGGTTTGTGCAAGGAAGGTAGGACTGATGAGGCATTTCGGCTCTTTAGGAGTTTGCCTTCGATGGGGTTCGATCCAAATGTTGTGAGCTATAACATCGTACTAAGGAGTTTGTGTCACGAGGGTAGGTGGGAAGAGGCAAATGTGCTTTTGTCTGAGATGGAAGGAGAGGATCGAGCCCCTTCCATAGTTACGTATAACATCTTAATTGGTTCACTTGCACTTCATGGTAGAACTGAACATGCTCTTCAAGTTTTGGACGAAATGCAGAGAGGTCGGTTCAAGCCTACCGCTGCCAGCTACAATCCGATCATTGCTCATCTCTGCAAAGAGGGGAAAGTGGATGGTGCGGTCAAGTGTCTAGACCAAATGGTTCATCGGCGGTGTAATCCTAATGAGGGAACATTCAATGCCATTGCTGTGCTATGTGAGGAAGGTTTGGTGCCAGAGGCATTCTCTATCATTCAAAGCCTCTGCAATAAACAAAAGTGCTCCAGCTACGAGTTGTACAAAAACGTAATCACAAGCTTATGTCGGAAAGGGAACACGTTTCCAGCGTTTCAGATATTGTACGAAATGACCAAGCACGGTTTCACTCCAGATTCTTATACGTATTCATCTCTGATCAGAGGATTGTGTTTGGAGGGTATGCTGGATGAGGCCATGGAGATTTTCAAGGTAATGGAAGAAAACAGCCTTAGGCCTGATACGGACAATTTCAATGCCCTTATACTCGGTTTCTGCAAGTCTCGAAGAACAGACTTGTCCTTCCAG GTTTTTGAGATGATGATCGAGAAAGGGCGTATGCCTAACGAAATGACCTACACCATTCTTGTGGAAGGGATTGCGCACGAAGGAGAACTGGAACTGGCAGCCAGAGTCTTAAAAGAGTTGCACCTGAGACACGTAGTGAGTCCGAATACAGTGGAAAGACTGGTTATGCAGTATGACTTTGAGGATTTACCGGGATAG